CCTCGCCTTCCCCGGTGCGGGGGCGGCAGGGGGGCTCGGCTTTGCCCTCGCCCTGCTGGGGGCCCGCCTTTTCCCGGGAGCGGATACGATTGCCGAACGCATCGGACTCCCCCGGGCCATTGCAGACGCGGATTTCGTCCTCACGGGAGAAGGACAAAGCGACGTGCAAGCGCTTCAGGGAAAGGTTCCGATTGCCGTTGCCCGACTCGCGTCCGCACAAGGAAAACCCGTATTCCTCCTCTCCGGAAGCCTGGGCGAAGGAGCCAACGAGCTCCTCCCCTATTTCGCCTGCCTTCAGGCCGCCGTCGCCCGACCCACGACGCTTGCCGAGCTCCTTCCGCGGGCGGCGGAAGACCTCTACGAAGCCGCCGTACGTCTGTTCCACTGCATCGCCCGGCGGGAAAACACCGGAAGGCTCGGGCAGCGTTCCGTCGCACGGACGATCCGAAAAAACGGTCGATCGGGACAAGACAAGGCTCCGCCCTTGCCGTACAAT
This window of the Brockia lithotrophica genome carries:
- a CDS encoding Glycerate kinase encodes the protein MFLYGPQKGVPQKDLQELDRRMKRFATLLLRARAEAREDLLAFPGAGAAGGLGFALALLGARLFPGADTIAERIGLPRAIADADFVLTGEGQSDVQALQGKVPIAVARLASAQGKPVFLLSGSLGEGANELLPYFACLQAAVARPTTLAELLPRAAEDLYEAAVRLFHCIARRENTGRLGQRSVARTIRKNGRSGQDKAPPLPYNDIGGESP